Genomic segment of Bacteroidia bacterium:
TGTTTGTATCCAATAGAAGCATTTTTGACAGAACGGAGATGCTTAGCAAAAGCAGGCGGATCAAGAATAATCACATCGTACTCATGATTCATGTTTTTTAAGTAGTCAAAACAATCGGCTACAATACTTTGATGCCGCTCTGTATTACCAAAATTAAGGTATATGTTTTCTTCACACTCTTTAATTGCTTTTTTGGCACTATCTACCGAATGAACTAAACGTGCCCCTGCCTTCAAAGCATACACTGAAAAACCTCCACTATATGAAAACGCATTCAAAACACTTTTGTCTTGACAGTATGAAGCAACCAATTTGCGATGCTCTCTTTGATCAATGAAAAAGCCTGTTTTTTGCCCATTTTCCCAATCTACGTAGAAAGAATGTCCATTTTCCCGAATGATGACTTTATCTTTTGGCTTATCGCCCCACATATACCTGTTCTGACTTTCATCATATACAAACATAGTATATACGCATTGTAAGTTAGGATACAGATGACTTAATACTTCTACTATTTCGGGCAAATGGGCAGCAATACCTTTTAGTTGTACTTGTAGTACAATGTTATTGCCATACACATCTGCTATTAAGCCAGGTATGCCATCCCCTTCGGCGTGAATTAAACGATATGCATTTGTATCAAGGTTCTTCGTTAAGCCTAGCTGCTTTCTGATATTGTAAGCTGAATATATTTTTTGCTGCCAAAAAGCTAAGTTTATCGGGACTTTTTCAAAGCTCAAGGCGCGTACCATGATTGTGCCTGGATAGTAGTGCCCCACGCACAAAAACTGACCTGTAGCAGTGTAGACTTGTACTAACTGACCTTCTTGAAGGTCGTTAGGTGGTGTTTGTACTGCGCCTGAAAAAACCCAAATATGCCTGTTGAGTAAAGACTTTTCTTTACCTGGTTTTAAGGTAAGTACAGGATAATCCATTAAAATTGAGGTGGTTATACAGCAATATCTAAGGCTCTCAGTCCATTTGTAGTGGCAATATCGGCAAGGGCATCTAGGTCGTACAATTTACAGGATTCTAACAAAAGTTTTAATTCCATCCACATGTCGCCATCTGCAAAAGGTTTATAGACATCGCAAATGTTATCTACTCCAAGGGCTACACGTATTCCTGCGGGGATGAGTTCATCTACGGGCGTAACAGCGCTATGAGTGGGACTTAAACGCTCTGTACGAGGATGATCAATCCAGGCAATAGGACAAGCAATGACAATAATTTGAGCTTCGCGCAAAAGCTGATATACATGTTCTCTATACGCCTTAGGATGAGCGGCTACAGAAATGCAATGTATAGCTGCTACGCGCCCTTGCATACCGTGTTCAATCGTTTTGCGAGCTAAAAGCTCTGTTTCTTTCTCTTCATCTGTGTTAAGTTGATCTACATGGACATGAACCATTTTACCTAATCTTTTTCCTGTTTCTAGTAGTACATCTAAATGTTCGGCTTCACGCCCTGCATCTTTTGCAGGTAATCCTCCAATAATATCCACAAATTCAGCGCCTATATCAAACCATTCGCGGGCTTCTTTGGAAAGCACACCTTTCAAAGTTTGATTCATGAACTTGATTTTTACATCTTTACCATAGTTGTCCCTAAGCATCTGCGCAGCTTTAATAGATTTATCTTTTACTACGTCATCCACATCTATGAACGTACCTATAGCCTGTACACCTTGATTAAGCATGTGTTCAGTAGCTTTTACCATTCTTGTGTAAATTTGCTCTACGGTAGATTCACGTTTTACCTTGTCTACAATATCCCATTTTTGCCGCAAAGGTGCATAGACAAACTTAAAGGACTCTTTGTCCAAAGTATATGCTCTATCAAAGTGGGCGTGTGTATTAACCCAGCCCCCGCGCTGCTGAATTTTTTGCAGCAAAATTTGTTTTAAGTTCATATCGGTGTTAGGTTTGGGCAAAAATACGATAAATACAAACACCAATACTTGCTCTAAGCCAAGTTCCTTTCAATAGGTTTGAAACTTGGTGCAACGACAGATAAGTTCGGAAACATGGACTTGATTTTCTCTTGCATAAATTGCCGTGCTGCTTTTGATTTTAATTTTGTATAAGTTTCAGAAGTGAGAGTAAACTTTTGACTGCTTATTTCTTCTTTGATTGTAGCTTCTACAAATTCACCTTGTTGAGGTACGTATAAAAAAAGCTCATGATGCCTGATTTTTGTACCTTGGTCTGTGCCTTTTAGGAAAAAACTTACTCGATTATCAATAATTTGTGTGCTGACTTCATCTATATACACTACGTCGTTATCTCTCAATGAAGCAACCATATTTTTAGTGATGCTGTCAGAGATATAAACTGTGTATAAGTTAGTCCCCTGTACGGCATTTTTAAGGTGGATAATATATGTACCTACGCTATCTTGGTTGCTAAGTCGGATTTCTTTTTGTTGTTTTGTTTCAATTCTTTGGGATTTG
This window contains:
- a CDS encoding amidohydrolase family protein codes for the protein MNLKQILLQKIQQRGGWVNTHAHFDRAYTLDKESFKFVYAPLRQKWDIVDKVKRESTVEQIYTRMVKATEHMLNQGVQAIGTFIDVDDVVKDKSIKAAQMLRDNYGKDVKIKFMNQTLKGVLSKEAREWFDIGAEFVDIIGGLPAKDAGREAEHLDVLLETGKRLGKMVHVHVDQLNTDEEKETELLARKTIEHGMQGRVAAIHCISVAAHPKAYREHVYQLLREAQIIVIACPIAWIDHPRTERLSPTHSAVTPVDELIPAGIRVALGVDNICDVYKPFADGDMWMELKLLLESCKLYDLDALADIATTNGLRALDIAV
- a CDS encoding class I SAM-dependent rRNA methyltransferase; this encodes MDYPVLTLKPGKEKSLLNRHIWVFSGAVQTPPNDLQEGQLVQVYTATGQFLCVGHYYPGTIMVRALSFEKVPINLAFWQQKIYSAYNIRKQLGLTKNLDTNAYRLIHAEGDGIPGLIADVYGNNIVLQVQLKGIAAHLPEIVEVLSHLYPNLQCVYTMFVYDESQNRYMWGDKPKDKVIIRENGHSFYVDWENGQKTGFFIDQREHRKLVASYCQDKSVLNAFSYSGGFSVYALKAGARLVHSVDSAKKAIKECEENIYLNFGNTERHQSIVADCFDYLKNMNHEYDVIILDPPAFAKHLRSVKNASIGYKQINLQALRRIRKGGILATFSCSQVVDKQLFRKIIFSAAVESNRKVQILHQCTQPADHPVNIYHPESEYLKGLILYVE